In Melanotaenia boesemani isolate fMelBoe1 chromosome 18, fMelBoe1.pri, whole genome shotgun sequence, the following proteins share a genomic window:
- the tm9sf1 gene encoding transmembrane 9 superfamily member 1 gives MMALHCVLILGLFSGWAAGYKTGDNVTLYVNKVGPYHNPQETYHYYTLPVCRPQKVHHKSLSLGEVLDGDRMAESLYQIRFTENTEKKILCQLTLSETQVDELREAIEELYYFEFVLDDIPIWGFVGYIEESGFLPHSHKVGLWTHLDFNIEYNGDSVIFANVSVKDVKPVPLEEGAGTAVGGVGIGGGSVTVTHTYSVHWYESNLPHSRRAERLRDYSFFPKTLEIHWLSIINSLVLVVLLLGFVIIILMRVLKNDFARYNVEEEGGCDDLDQGDNGWKIIHTDVFRFPPFKSLLCAVLGVGAQFLTLATAIIIMALLGMFNVHHHGAINTAAIVLYALTSCVSGYVSCSFYTQINGQRWVWNIILTSSLFSAPLFITWSVVNSIHWWSGSTQALPATTVLLLLGAWVLVGFPLTVIGGIVGKNRAGSFQAPCRTRNIPRQIPTQPWYKHAVVHMAIGGFLPFSAISVELYYIFATVWGREHYTLYGILLCVFAILLSVGACISVALTYFLLSGEDYRWWWRSVLSTGSTGLFIFVYSVFYYRNRSSMSGLVQSTEFFGYSLLTALVFSLMLGSVSFWASLAFIRYIYRSLKMD, from the exons ATGATGGCGCTGCACTGTGTCTTGATCCTGGGCTTGTTCTCGGGCTGGGCAGCAGGCTACAAGACGGGGGACAATGTGACTCTTTATGTCAACAAAGTGGGCCCTTATCATAACCCCCAGGAGACGTATCACTACTACACACTGCCTGTTTGCAGGCCACAGAAG GTACACCACAAGTCCCTGAGTCTGGGAGAAGTACTGGATGGTGACAGGATGGCAGAGTCTTTATATCAAATTCGATTCACAgagaacacagagaaaaaaattcttTGCCAGCTTACACTTTCAGAGACACAG gTGGATGAGCTTCGTGAGGCCATCGAGGAGTTGTACTACTTTGAGTTTGTGCTGGATGATATTCCGATCTGGGGATTTGTGGGATACATTGAGGAGAGCGGCTTCCTGCCTCACAGCCACAAG GTGGGCTTGTGGACTCACCTGGACTTCAATATCGAGTACAACGGCGACTCTGTGATCTTCGCCAACGTCTCGGTGAAAGACGTCAAGCCCGTTCCCTTGGAGGAGGGGGCGGGCACGGCGGTGGGCGGAGTCGGAATTGGTGGGGGCAGCGTGACTGTGACCCACACCTACAGCGTCCACTGGTACGAGTCCAATCTGCCTCATTCCCGGAGAGCCGAGCGCCTCAGAGACTACTCCTTCTTCCCAAAAACGCTGGAGATCCACTGGCTGTCCATCATCAACTCACTGGTGCTAGTGGTGCTGCTGCTGGGCttcgtcatcatcatcctcatgcGGGTCCTTAAGAATGACTTCGCCAG GTACAACGTGGAGGAGGAGGGCGGCTGTGATGATCTGGATCAAGGAGATAACGGCTGGAAAATCATCCACACTGACGTCTTCAGATTCCCCCCTTTCAAAAGCCTGCTGTGTGCCGTGCTGGGAGTTGGAGCTCAGTTCCTGACCCTCGCCACGG CTATTATCATCATGGCGCTGCTGGGGATGTTCAATGTCCACCACCACGGAGCCATCAACACAGCCGCCATCGTGCTGTACGCTCTGACCAGCTGTGTGTCGGGCTACGTCTCCTGCAGCTTCTACACACAGATCAACGGCCAGCGCTGGGTGTGGAACATCATCCTCACTTCATCTCTGTTCTCAG CTCCCCTGTTCATCACTTGGAGCGTGGTGAACTCCATCCACTGGTGGAGCGGCTCCACTCAGGCTCTACCGGCCACCACTGTGCTCCTCCTGCTGGGTGCCTGGGTCCTGGTGGGCTTCCCCCTCACCGTCATCGGTGGCATCGTGGGAAAGAACAGAGCCGGCAGCTTCCAGGCGCCGTGCCGCACTCGTAACATCCCCCGGCAGATCCCCACGCAACCATGGTACAAACATGCAGTGGTGCATATGGCCATCGGTGGCTTCCTGCCCTTCAG TGCCATCTCCGTGGAGCTGTACTACATCTTCGCCACCGTGTGGGGCAGAGAGCACTACACCCTGTACGGCATCCTGCTGTGTGTCTTCGCCATTCTCCTCTCAGTAGGCGCCTGCATCTCTGTGGCGCTGACCTACTTCCTGTTGTCAGGTGAAGACTACCGATGGTGGTGGCGGAGCGTGCTGAGCACTGGTTCCACCGGCCTCTTCATCTTCGTCTACTCGGTTTTCTATTACAGGAACCGATCGTCCATGAGCGGCCTGGTGCAGAGTACAGAGTTCTTCGGGTACTCCCTGCTCACAGCGCTGGTCTTTTCCCTCATGTTGGGAAGTGTGTCCTTCTGGGCCTCACTGGCTTTTATCCGCTACATCTACCGCAGCCTCAAGATGGATTAA